In Bacteroidales bacterium, a single window of DNA contains:
- a CDS encoding citrate transporter, with the protein MKKKLLLLAMVFLGPLATFASEGGVCNECPAIAGIRLEFILFGLTLIGVALFHHHTLKVAVTGLVVIFTYKLFADPTFNPLHHFFGETNIFTQMVDKHAREGEWPILLNLFGLLVGFALLANHFEESKIPNWLPKFLPDDWKGPFVLLLMVLVLASFLDNIAAAMIGGTIAYVVFNKKVHIGYLAAIVAASNAGGAGSVVGDTTTTMMWIDGVSALNVLHAYVAAIVAFLFFSVFASVKQDKYQRIQKDSQDGLKIDYGRLAIVGLILAGTIATNILFDFPALGVWIAILIGATFRKTHWSVAKEAVAGSIFLLSLVTCASMMPVNDLPDPSWQTALSLGFISAVFDNIPLTKLALDQGCYDWGMLAYTVGFGGSMIWFGSSAGVAISNMYKEAKSVVSWVKNGWFVAVGYVVGFFALYLTLGWEPSDTREKKVKDCPCIECPQNEQNNVQELNTTNLLNESMAQ; encoded by the coding sequence ATGAAGAAAAAACTTTTATTATTAGCCATGGTGTTTTTGGGTCCATTGGCTACATTTGCCTCTGAGGGAGGTGTTTGCAACGAATGTCCTGCTATTGCTGGGATCCGTTTAGAATTCATTCTTTTTGGTTTAACATTAATTGGTGTCGCTTTATTTCATCATCACACTTTAAAAGTGGCTGTTACGGGGTTAGTGGTTATTTTTACTTACAAACTTTTTGCAGATCCCACTTTTAATCCATTACATCATTTTTTTGGCGAAACCAATATTTTTACTCAAATGGTTGATAAACATGCTCGCGAAGGCGAATGGCCAATTTTATTAAATTTATTTGGCTTATTGGTTGGTTTTGCCCTTTTAGCGAATCATTTCGAAGAATCAAAAATTCCTAATTGGTTACCCAAATTTTTGCCAGATGATTGGAAAGGTCCATTTGTACTTTTATTGATGGTTCTTGTATTAGCTTCTTTTCTTGATAATATTGCTGCGGCTATGATCGGTGGAACCATTGCCTATGTTGTTTTTAATAAAAAAGTACATATTGGTTATTTAGCTGCCATCGTTGCCGCTAGTAATGCAGGAGGAGCAGGTTCGGTTGTTGGTGATACTACCACAACGATGATGTGGATTGATGGAGTTTCTGCATTAAATGTTTTACATGCTTATGTCGCAGCTATTGTTGCTTTTTTGTTTTTTTCTGTTTTTGCTTCAGTTAAACAAGATAAATATCAACGTATACAAAAAGATTCACAAGATGGTTTAAAAATCGATTATGGACGTTTGGCTATAGTTGGTTTAATTTTAGCGGGTACTATTGCAACCAATATTTTATTCGATTTTCCTGCTTTAGGTGTTTGGATAGCAATATTAATTGGGGCTACTTTCAGAAAAACGCACTGGTCGGTAGCTAAAGAAGCCGTAGCTGGCTCTATCTTTTTATTATCTTTGGTAACTTGTGCTTCTATGATGCCAGTTAACGATTTACCTGATCCTTCATGGCAAACAGCACTTTCATTAGGTTTTATTTCAGCTGTATTTGATAATATTCCTTTAACTAAGCTTGCATTAGACCAAGGTTGCTACGATTGGGGGATGCTTGCATATACTGTAGGTTTTGGTGGCTCTATGATATGGTTTGGCTCTTCTGCTGGAGTTGCTATTTCAAATATGTACAAAGAAGCTAAATCGGTTGTTAGTTGGGTTAAAAATGGATGGTTTGTTGCAGTGGGTTATGTAGTTGGATTTTTTGCTTTATATTTAACCTTAGGATGGGAACCATCCGATACGCGTGAAAAAAAGGTTAAAGATTGTCCATGCATTGAATGCCCTCAAAATGAGCAGAATAATGTACAAGAACTAAATACAACAAATTTATTGAACGAAAGTATGGCTCAGTAA